The nucleotide sequence gccgcgagcaagtttcagggctcAGTGGACATAcgatgaggtgggacatggtctgcacAGCAGTCCCtcactcgcacccaaggtccgccAGCCCGTGAAACCCCTCTTTTTAGCTCAACGTCAAATTGTATTTTCTAGGAGTTAATTTACTAAGATATACTACGTTTAGCGATGATAGGTAATTAGTTATTCTATAATTCTATATGCTTCTATTCGTAATTTAAAAAGAGTGCCTATGAAATTTCTCATGGCACAATATCAAAAGAAAATAGGTATCGAGATTAAGTGcgtgtttttgaaataaaaattacacaagCAATATTACTCCAGAACAGGTGTGGCCAGCCGGTGGAGCGACTAGTCGAACGTGGTAAGACACCGTACAATAATTTTAAGAGATATAAGTAAATAGTAGATCTTGGGTCTTACTAAGTTGGCCACCCCTTCTATAGATGCTAATTAATTTAACCACTTATGTACAtatctttaattttgtttttgtctttCTTGACAGACCTACCAGCTTCCAAAACCCCCAAGTTTGTCTGGTGATGAGCGCGGTACCACCATCCCAAACGCACGGCTTTGTAGCGAATTCTGATACAGCACACAGCGGATTCACTGGGTTCATTTTGGTATACGATAACTGCGAGAAATGTTGATTAGATTCTTTATTCTTTTCAGTATTCAATCAAATTGCAGCATAAATTACAAATACAGCAAAAACAAGCGCGTACAGAGATATAGTATAAGCGTAGATGTAGTTCTGCCAAGCCCTCTTGTGCtttcgaaaaaaaattatgtcatacCCCATGCTGTGGGTAcatagtaagtaggtatgtgaaGCAATGACGGGAAAGTCACCTGAGCTTTATAATAGAACTCTTCACAATCTTGATTTCCTacgaatttcatttttattatctcTTTTTCCATTTCTCCGGATGCTACAACAGAAGAGAAGACAAACTGAGGTTAAGCCTACCTGTAAATAAGATGGTAACTCTATCGGTTTGTCGcgctttcacgtcaaaaaaaCAAGTAACCCGATTTAAATgcaataggtacctaggtacgaTAGAcagcacatcagtggtaactgtcatgcacctttactcaatagtaataagtacgattttcctatagaACTGTTTctactgacctgaagttgactgtacctacgtAGGATCGTCGATAGTCGAAAATACAAGTGTTGGTAATTGTTCTGCCGGGACGTGCGTAAAACCACCTGGAACTGCTGGTTTGACTAAAAATTACACAAATCGTATCATTTTATTGCCACTTACCATCGTTCAATTTGACTGCGTACATATCTTCGAACACTCCTCCACCCTTGATTGGCATGCAAATTGGAAGAACAGGGGCTGTGtgaataaaatcattttagAGTCTGTGGTCCCTCCTGTCTGTGGTTTTAATCACTTAACAAGCCTAGTGGCGCAAGCAGAGGAATTGTAACAACAACTGCTATTGAGTAGCATTCGGGCGCGTGGCTTTACATGCCCTCAGATGTCGGATTGCTTTGTTAACGTTTCTAAAACCAACAAATAGCGATTTTGGACCGACctaggaatcgaacccgagaaaccgtgcaggggcccgattctcctaagttaataatgtcaaaatcgaatagaaatcgaatcgcaatatgatcgcaatagcagttttaaccatatcgggcattctgctactaataaaagaccaatcgtattcgattgacatttgattggtgtgcgattggtctgctgttttggtgattttggtctatacggtagtttgtattacgtttatttcaaagaaaaaatagcgaaatgccacatacgcttcaatcgtaatcgagtcgggattggatctcagtcgaatcgagtcgaacgtgaatcgtatgttgcttaactaaaattaggagaatcgggccccaggcagACGCAATAACTGGACTGGATAATATGCACGTTATTCGGAATACcttatacttaggtacatgaATGCAGTTTTATGAACTGTAAAAGGGGATATAATAAAGTTTACTGACGTCAAAAAAAGGATTATTCGTGCAAGTGCTTCGCCGAGTTTTTGTCGGCGCTATACCTaggtgctgtcagtactgagtgtcgtaggtcgagcacatgcgtgtgtgagtgacattgttacgaaaGTTAGGTTGACTGGAAGAAATCGCTATTTAGGCGATCTATCTGTCTATCATACTAAAACATCTTACCTTTCCATTCACTAGTCTCGCCCCAGCTGATAAGATCCAGCAAAGCAATGGTGGCAAAAGTCACCTTTTCTTGAAACTGCGGGTGCAGTATATAATCCTTTATATCTAGAGCATATTTCTTTTCCCTGCCGCCCCAAAGAATTAGTTTCGTGTTGTtccttgaataaaaaaaaaaacaataattttagcCCTATTTTTTCTGTTAAATGAAGACTTTTCTACCTATTGTCGCAGATATAGATATTAGAAGGAATTTATATGGTCGCGGCCAACTGGTAGCCGTTCAATCAAATGGCTAGCTCTTTGACGGAGCAAAGCAATGCCATACTATAGCTTGTTTAGAAGACTTGTTGACTGCAACGTTCAAAACGATGCCTAACCAACTTCAAGTAATTTCTACATAAAGAACAGACGCTAACACATCAAGCTGACAcaatctggggcccgattcgcCTAAGtttctatcgctctaaggtttgctgtcagagaacccaactctgggttaagctcgcctttgtacataacttttctgtattgtgtgtgtattaaaatatgtgtgtgtacaataaagaataataatagaagttaataatgtcaaaatcgaatagaaatcgaatcgcaatatgatcgcaatagcagtttcaaccatatcgggcattctggggctcgattctcctaagttaatattgtcaaaatcgaatagaaatcgaatcgaatatgatcgcaatagcagttttaaccatatcgggcattctgctactaataaaagaccaatcgtattcgattgacatttgattggtgtgcgattggtctgctattttggtgattttggtctatacggtagtttgctgtacaatcattttgcaatcgtaaatcatttgcagacaaaatgattcattattgaatgacagaaaaggataaaaacgtttatttcaaagaaaaaatagcggaatgccacatacgcttcaatcgtaatcgagtcgggattggacctcagtcgaatcgagtcgaacgtgaatcgtatgacgcttaagtaaaattaggagaatcggggccctactaatataagacccatcgtattccaacgacattcgattggtttgcgattggtctgctattttggtgattttggtctatacggtagtttgctgtacaatcattttgcaatcgtaaatcatttgcagacaaaatgattcattattgaatgacagaaaaggataaaaacgtttatttcaaagaaaaaatagcggaatgccacatacgtttcaatcgtaatcgagtcgggattggatcgcagtcgaacgtgaatcgtatgttgcttaagtaaaattaggagaatcgggcccctaactctcttcaatagattttcaacaaCATTTCTTTAAACTATAAGGTTAATTGTTGATTAGAAACTACAGATTAGCATCTGTAAAACCTACTTGTAAAAAGGCTATTGGCTTACACGAGTTGAGCAGGATTGATCTTGGAGATATCTTCGGCCGCAGCAATGGCGAACACAGGATGGATCAGCACAGCACCCGTCACCGCAAAGTGTGTCCTGCCGGCTATGTCTATAGTAGCACATATGTAAATAACGTTATTTATGGTGGaactacacggtgcaagtagcttgcgcatgttgaggcacgtgcgcaggttacatgcattttaaaaacgtgcgggtccagcgactcgcgcatgtaccaaagcaaaatacccacccgcgtgctcttgtcacttgcgcacgttaacttgctccagctacatgcaccgtgtagacgcacccttaggcTGCCCGCCCACGTCATACTTGTTGTGGGACAGATAATCAGTCAAATTTTTATAGGACTATCCGACTAGGATTTTCTAACAGACTTTTTGCAAGGAGTATGCAATAGAGAGTTTCGGGATTTTGGTAACTTTCCATTATGTAGGTAGCATTTTTTTGACAATGAATCAATGTAAGAACTGTTAATTGCTGACGatgaaatagataaaaaacatttttactatCAAATGTTTGTTGATTATATACCTACAGCAGgtattaggtatataataagTAGTTACAGTTATATAACTATGTACTAACAGAAGCTATGCTGCACGACGCCTAGCCATGGAAACCGTCCTATGTCCGCCACTTTGCCTTCTGGCATCTTCTGTGTAGCGTCAGAGGAGCAACGCAGACGGTCCCAGTAGATAGAGGATCCGGGATGCACTGCAAACATAGTTTGTATGGGTCTaagattttatatttgtttgcagTAAAAACGCAGAACATTTGGTCAAGTAGTTCATAACAACCGTTAGATTTGAACgaaatagaaattaaaaaaaaaatgtcggtAAGCATTTGCAAAATGCATTTTGCACTGCAGTTTGGTGATTTTAATTACAggtttataacaaaaacacaaaCTTACGCTGAATTGCTATCCATAATAGTAAAACGTTACTCCAAAATCCCGTCATAATTAAATCTTCTAtcaaaaaaagcaaaattaatCAGCTCATCTTCACAAGCTAACAAAACGATCAAATTATAACTGAAACCGTTTAAAGACCGCGCCGACTCTATATTGAGTAGAAAAGTGCACGAATTTCCATGTTTACAGTAAAATGGATCATTTTCCCACCGATTTGTTTGTTGCTTACGCTACTAtgagtttgttagtttgttttgAGTTAAGTTAGACACACACACCCATTGTATAGAACGGGATAAGCATTGCGTGAGTGTAGTGGGAACTAATCTGACTCAGAAGTAAAGTTGCTAAATAAGTTGTGGACGTGATTTGGGCTAGGATAAGATATAGGTCTTTTTTTACGTTAGGTACGTTACAATCACCAcccaaataattaattgattcaCCATCAACATTCTTAAATGGTAATGGTGTAatagtattaatttatattgcaAGGATAGTATTTCAGTGTAGCTGAATTGAGTTTGTCCTCGTCACATAACTGATTGTGTTGGTCATGTTATAATCCATGTCTACAACTCTGCCTACGTCAAAATCTTATCCTTCATGGAGTGTCGTGGTCACAATGTTTAAATTGCCATCATTAAAAATGTCGTTATCAAATGAATTGACAATGTCATTGTCATCAAATGAAATGAGCAATGACATGACAGTTGTATTTTCTATCCTTGATGATGGACCGCaaaattttgtgaatatttacaaaaataacacgTGATATTCTATTAAATTACCAAGGACCTGTTAATTTGTAGTTGATTACGCCATATACGTAGTCAAGATTGTTTATTAGTTAAATATAACCTAGCAAATGCCGATATGCAGGTGGTAACTAAAGTTCGTCTTTTTAGAAGTCCTTATACCATCTTCTTTATTACTGAGGATCTGAGCGTGTTACCTGATGAACAACATTACAAGTCCATTGGTGTGAAGACTGGAGACTGCTGTGAACTAGAGTTAGACGGCGAGGACGAAGTCAAAAAGAAGCTCAAGTTCAGAACAAATGCTCTATTCCTACAGCCGTTTGTAAAGGAATGTGTGAATTCTGATGTCTACAGATCGAAAGTGGTATCACATTTGAATCGCTTGGGCGGATATCCGGAGTGTGGGACTGTATTTTTGAAATTGATTCTAGAACCTCCAGACACTGAAATTATTGACTACGCTTGGTAAATATATGACTTATTCATAATTACACATAATTTAGTTGTAAACTCATCTTACTGTAAGAAATTGTCCAGTATCCCCAGTATCAATTTGCTTTATAAGATAGTTACTAGTGTCCTTTACAAATTTCAGGAATGATAGAATTCTACGACTGATTTGGACCAGAGTTGAAATAGAGAATGCATTTTCATGGCTATCGACACTTGGCGGAGCTTATTCTGCTCTGGGAGACTACTTTGATCACTGTGTAAGTTAATAACATGCATTATGATATAACAATTATTCATAAAAACCAAAAAGATTACATAATTATGCTTGTtcttgtaaatatgtaatataaTGCTGTAAATAAGTGATAAgatcatataacaataaataatgaccctgtgcccgatatcagcggccatttatttttatatatttctttgcaattcatgtttaaaaatgtaaagaatatgttgttaaataaatcataaatggAATTAAATCTTTTCAGGCAGAGGAAGCAGGAAGGATATCATTGAGACAGTACAGGCTATCCTTAATGCTTGGTGATGAAGGTTTAGCTGCTCGAAGTCGGCTTTATTCTGCTCTTTCCCAAGCTCAGAAGGGGAATCTGCACATATCTAGGAATATTGTCAGGAACGTAGCTGCGTTCGCCAGAGAAACTCATGATAAGCGCCTGATGCGAATGTGCCAAGGTGTTTGGGCCAAACTTAAGTACTTGAGGTCTTTGAAACACGAGGCAATTGCTCTGCAAAAAGACTGTGATATAAGTAATGGGAAAGTATCAAATGCTATAACAAATTGAGTCAAATACTCTTTGCATAGTTGTTGGAAATTCCTCTTGTCTATGCACCATCCATTTCATGTGATCGAAAGAGGTTGTTTAAACTTCAACCAGCAATATTGTATGTGCattattttgtaggtattcCAGTACTGAATTggaatttattatatgtattgttaAATAGTATACTGCCATAATTAATGAAACTGAACAAGGGTATTTAAAATATGGTTTTAATGAGAATAAGATAATTTGTTGGTGTATTATGATGTTTTTGTGGCTACAATCTTcaatagtttaatttttttctaatcATAGTagagtagtaaaaaaaattcaaatcaacATTCCCATGTTGCACGATATTACTAAAAAGCACGgtcaaaattattgttattataagtTTGTACAACAATGAAATCACCTTCAATGATGAGTATAATATATGTCTCGATTTCCATAGAATTATCTCACTTTGGCTAGGTACATGAAAGTGGAGTTTTAATACCACTGCAATAATCATAATCACATAATTCTTTGCAATACAGTTCAAGTTATTGTAAaaccatgtattcactgagaaacaattgtttataaacactgtttcagaaacaatatctacgtgtttctgaaacaaataattttgtttcagaaacatacaattttgtttctgtggacgatatggacggcagagtttccgaaacattgttgctgtaaacatctacgtgatgtttcagaaactgtgtatctgataTATTGTTTCcaagtgaatacatggcttgaGTCCTAACAAACTTGACAGTAATTGGCATATGCGGTTTTTGAAACAATTGATACAGGGATTAGCAATCTATCCTAGATAGAGGGAAATATTTGAGGAGCCACAAAACCTTTGGAATTCCTCATATAAATGCCTCTTTGCTAAAAGTACAATCAAGAATTATTgaacaaaattttcatcaaaatattgtaatgaTTTGTTAATTAATGTGTATTATCACGCACTGTCTAGTGAAATCgtaattgttattttcttcGTTAATTTGTTGGTgctgtaaataaatttaatttatgccaaacatttgtatttttcttcaaaaattaCATACGTCGTGAGGTATAAATAAGATTTGGGAAGGCAGTCGCAGTCATctaaaaatatcaaatcaatGCTATTGACTCACTTGTTAGTCTTGGAATCgatgattaattttaaggtCAATCTACAGTATAATACATATTAGAAAGAAAAAGAGTTTGTTCGCACTATTAtcgggaactactggtccgatttgaaaaaatattgtgtaatctATGTTAGATAGCACATTTTTTAAAGAAGGCTACAAGACTCGGCTTTTATCTGGGTTCATGCAAAATTTCTCATGGGATGCGGTTGAAATCGCTGATAGAAGCtagtaacagccagtttcttcatcgaaagtaaaagccaaagtaatgtctaaagtaaaagtaacggtcaaattcattttttctattagttttgctgtcactttagccttgaaaaaacgaatttgaccgttacttttactttagacattactttgacttttacttttgatgaagaaactggccgttagtgatATTGTATACCAATaggatgataaaataataacaacataacattttacaaacatttatttatcaaatatgAATATGATTCGCGATCCTAACGACGATTTTGTCataaattgacattaaaaaGTAAGGAACACGAATATggcaatacaaaaataaagaaattaataatattttttctacataTTATAACAGCAACATGGTTTTGGTAACATACTGAACACAATTGTGAtaaaaaatggtaaaaatatacattatttgtTTTCATCTCCAcgcattttttacattttagaatGTTACCCGTTCAATTTGATTTTGGTAGATACATGTCTAGTGTTGCCAGATGTTAGATAGTCCAGTAAATGGCAAAGGAAAAATAAAGGGATTTATAATCTTCTTCGTTAATTTTACCTAATAAATAGTAGAATAGTTCGAAGTTTAAATTGATAATTAAATATGATTTCATTATCGATTCAGCCATTTAAGTACTTCTTCCTTTTTTCAACTGCAAAGATTTGGCTGCCAtgattataatttcaatttacAGAAACTGGCAATACAGGACAATTTGTGTTTTTGCATCTGCTATAAACTATGGAGATGAATTTCCTTTATTTCAATTCAGCTAGTAAAATTATTGAGCTAAATAAGTATAAACTACAGTTTGCTTACGATATACAAAGATACAGGCATGCTTATACATAATACTTTTGCtttaaatatatcaaaataaaatattttattgcttcaGTAGAAAATGCCTATACAGTCGACTATTTTGAAAAATCACATATctgtcatatttttatttaaaatgcgcgattatattataaattacgaatattaattgatattttgtaaaagttgccatggttttaatataatactaatTATTTTCTGTAGAAAATAACCCTCTATTTTAAAACAGCCCCCTTAGAATATCCGCACACTGCaaattaaacagtcggccgacagttttttttaataaaaattttggttccaatcaatgttttcagtcggtctgataccggctaaatacctgatctctgtaatgtgcgtactaccattcatcttcatactgatttatgagcccaaacaaactatcggccgactaaaagtttgcagtttgtgGATACTCTTAACCTATGTTTAACTAAGGGGACAAACAAGTATATAgtaattacctatttaaatgtgtctgtcttattttttatatataaaaaaataaggacaagacatgttataaaATGCTAGTATTCAATTTTTATGTTCAAGGGGTAATTTCCTACAGTGAGCGCAAATGTTGACCATAGATAATATCACAGATATGTCACCTCTCTGGTTGGTGGTGTTGCCAGTATCGGTGGGTTATTCTTTGGCGCAGACGGGACAAGCGAGGGTGCCCATGGGGTCCCAAGCTGGCAACACTTTGGGCTCCTGTGAGAATACTTGTAACACATCTTCTGGGACGTACTTTTTGTCGACTACCACCTATACGaaggtttaaagaaaaaaatttaaaaatacatacatgaaAAAGATGACATAAATAGCAAGGTGTTATCTCAGCATTGTATAAGTTTCTCGTTTTTAGCCTcccaacaattttaataatattatgcatTTGTATATTcctgatttttttgttttttattatttttataatctaatatttaaaaatataaataatatgttgtaagataaataaatgcactaaaaattatacatttgtATATTTCTGCCTTCGAAGCTCCTAAACCAACGAACAAAGAATGTTCTGGAAACCTTCCAAAGTTTAAGAGCTaccagaattttagctaaatatagaCTTTACTTTTCATCTCTATCCAGGTATAGAAAGTAGTTGCCTTAGCAAACAAATGATCCCTGGCTTATTGcctatataaaaaaagtaatagtaggtatacaaaaataagtacatacctcaAAGACGAACTCCCTGAACCATGGCTCGGTGAGCAGCAAGTACCCCTTGTCATACTCCTTGTCGCTGTACGAATTCTCCACGCGGAACTTCAGAGGGTTGCCTTTGTCCTGTAGAAAAGGAAcacaatatttagtaatattataaatgaggaACTTGTCTGTGTATCATGCCAACTTGATCCTTAAGAGGATGAATCAACGTCATGTAAATAAATCGGCGAtgcttcggaaggcacgttacaTTGCTAGCTCGCGGCAGTCATTTGAACATGTTTAGCAGTCGATACGTGTAGTCAGTAATCTGACTGACTGAAAATCTGATAATCAGTCTTACCTAGGTCCAGGGTTGTGGAGGTTGTTGGGTGTGGTTGCCCCGGTAACTgggtggaggaggtcagatgggtaGTCGCTTCACGTAAAAGTGGCACTCAGCTATATACCGGTTACACTAAAGCCGATCatcacattttaataaaatggctaggcagatgatattacTCACATCAGTGCCGACGGCAGTGAAGACCATGGCGTGAGTCATCCAGGAGTCGCCGTACATCAGCCGGTCGGCCTTGCTCAGACCGATCTGTACCTCCGTGTTGAACACTAGGCGGTAATCTTGActgaaattgaaaacaaaaaaaatgttaaagtaggAAAATTTAATCTCTTTTTATGTCTTACAAAGAATTTAACGGCCAAATGTCAACTATATTGGTTCCGCACATGTGTATCGAATAAATTGACCGATTTTTTGATCCGGCAGATTTACTCCGCATTTGTATTTTGAGTAAgaatgcttaaataaataatgtacaaCTTTAAATCCATTACCATACATTAAGGTTCAAAATGCACTTACGCATCCAAATCCTCGAAGCCGTTCTTGCGCTCGAATCTTTTGGAGACTTCACATCCAAACCACACGGCTTCACCACCAGCGATGCTGTCCTTTACAGCCCTGTGATACAAtgtcataatttttatacatagaTAAATATATCCTCTCCGACTTTGGGTCATTAAAGACTATATACAATGTTAAAAACTGATATTCTGATAAGACGGTTTTCGACGGTTCGTAGTTCTAATAAGAAGGATTCAACAATGTTTAGCGCGTTGGGACGGTGGATAGGTGACTACTGACCGTCTATTTTATTCAGAACTTACCATGGGGTATTGGGtggccctggtaactgggttgcagagatcagataggtggccgctacttgtaaaaaaaacactggtactcagctgcatccggttagacttagACTGGAAGGTGACCCCAACATTGTTAAGAAAGCACATCTTGCACCCCCTTGTGCTTACAAAATCAGtagttacatatattttaattttttaaaatgtttttatatctgtaaaaaacttgtcaaatatgtaaataaaatttgtaaataacatAACTAACTTCATAAGCGTCTCAATGGGCT is from Helicoverpa zea isolate HzStark_Cry1AcR chromosome 19, ilHelZeax1.1, whole genome shotgun sequence and encodes:
- the LOC124639477 gene encoding uncharacterized protein LOC124639477, which gives rise to MTGFWSNVLLLWIAIQLHPGSSIYWDRLRCSSDATQKMPEGKVADIGRFPWLGVVQHSFYIAGRTHFAVTGAVLIHPVFAIAAAEDISKINPAQLVNNTKLILWGGREKKYALDIKDYILHPQFQEKVTFATIALLDLISWGETSEWKAPVLPICMPIKGGGVFEDMYAVKLNDASGEMEKEIIKMKFVGNQDCEEFYYKAQLSYTKMNPVNPLCAVSEFATKPCVWDGGTALITRQTWGFWKLIGFAVRGPGCGAPTRFLNIHDFLPWINDVITRTPTDDEETYAFGLRRISPIKLIMYKASVPMPKGTGNCVRRQRGGVIYKDSSEFLTNTNFVQGFFFLVVTHLADFTCAEINLDVNSRTNAAIWVEHNCHHDAMGLSLGEYRPMREKMTCFLYYKTSAYIEFRFYFSFKAVIEVALFGRENTAIMRLKPNPFKSSQHTTPWWPTPDGLKFNFWAPNNLWWYNL
- the LOC124639771 gene encoding uncharacterized protein LOC124639771 codes for the protein MQVVTKVRLFRSPYTIFFITEDLSVLPDEQHYKSIGVKTGDCCELELDGEDEVKKKLKFRTNALFLQPFVKECVNSDVYRSKVVSHLNRLGGYPECGTVFLKLILEPPDTEIIDYAWNDRILRLIWTRVEIENAFSWLSTLGGAYSALGDYFDHCAEEAGRISLRQYRLSLMLGDEGLAARSRLYSALSQAQKGNLHISRNIVRNVAAFARETHDKRLMRMCQGVWAKLKYLRSLKHEAIALQKDCDISNGKVSNAITN